One region of Rhineura floridana isolate rRhiFlo1 chromosome 20, rRhiFlo1.hap2, whole genome shotgun sequence genomic DNA includes:
- the MRPL41 gene encoding large ribosomal subunit protein mL41 has translation MGLLGEVTRGLVRGADRTAAWTSKRGPRSFYKSRGAKVLGCITSSRKFKLVPEQVPRLVVPDLSGFKLRPYVSYRAPAGSEPPLSARALFQEVVAPQIEKDIKAGTFDLQRLEKYGFEPTQEGKLFQLFPKNFVR, from the coding sequence ATGGGCCTGCTAGGCGAAGTGACGCGGGGCCTGGTGCGCGGCGCAGACCGCACGGCTGCCTGGACGAGCAAGCGGGGCCCGCGGAGCTTCTACAAGAGCCGCGGCGCCAAGGTCCTGGGCTGCATAACGTCCAGCCGGAAGTTCAAGCTGGTACCGGAACAGGTGCCGCGGCTGGTGGTGCCCGACCTGAGCGGCTTCAAGCTGAGGCCTTACGTCTCTTACCGGGCCCCCGCCGGCAGCGAGCCACCCCTCTCTGCCCGCGCCCTCTTCCAGGAAGTCGTCGCCCCCCAGATCGAGAAGGACATCAAGGCCGGGACCTTCGACCTGCAGCGCCTGGAGAAGTACGGCTTCGAGCCCACCCAGGAGGGCAAGCTCTTCCAGCTTTTCCCCAAGAACTTTGTGCGCTAG
- the DPH7 gene encoding diphthine methyltransferase yields MALQCKIQTLQVVDTEYNADVVEWCPVEGWRSILACGTYQLKKPDSNPGESPDKNNEPHVRLGRLYLYCFEEQIFAPLTEIQRLETAAVLDIKWCHVPIAEHPVLGIANAKGAVELSHLTGSEKSCKLEPLCCMDLGAECLALSLDWSTGREQRGCPLRLISSDSKGRLNLLSIDESAPSVHILEQWKAHDFEAWIAAFDYWNTCIVYSGGDDCKLRGWDTRTNPRAPIFTSERHSMGVCSIQCHPLWDNLLATGSYDEHVLLWDTRNMKQPLADTHVQGGVWRLKWHPTQEYFLLAACMHNGFKILDCQGSMVEHKEECTVLSSYILHNSLAYGADWSRLPLSDPSGLSAVMPAVPMEQGAGKVDLKAQNLKIVYESPTATFDVMLDEEDQTPGSPVQAEGSFDLQGSCTEEKGSETKAYSETGMAKAQRETSLLATCSFYDSILHVWKWEAVKTTSLAYTQGQS; encoded by the exons ATGGCTCTGCAGTGCAAGATACAGACCTTGCAGGTGGTTGACACGGAGTACAACGCCGATGTCGTGGAGTGGTGCCCCGTGGAGGGCTGGCGGAGCATCCTGGCGTGCGGTACCTACCAACTCAAGAAGCCTGACAGCAAT CCTGGTGAGAGCCCTGACAAGAACAATGAGCCCCACGTGCGGCTGGGCCGCCTCTACCTGTATTGCTTTGAAGAACAGATTTTCGCACCCCTGACCGAGATCCAAAGGCTGGAAACGGCGGCCGTGCTGGACATTAAGTG GTGCCATGTTCCCATTGCAGAGCATCCTGTTCTAGGCATTGCAAATGCCAAGGGAGCAGTAGAGCTCTCCCACTTGACAGGAAGTGAG AAGAGCTGCAAGCTGGAACCATTGTGCTGCATGGACCTGGGAGCTGAATGCCTTGCCTTATCTCTGGATTGGTCCACGGGACGAGAGCAGCG tggctgcccactGCGATTGATCAGCAGCGATTCAAAGGGAAGGCTGAACTTGCTGTCCATTGATGAATCTGCCCCCTCGGTGCACATCTTGGAACAGTGGAAGGCACATGACTTTGAAGCTTGGATTGCTGCATTTGACTATTGGAACACATGTATTGTATATTCAG gTGGGGATGATTGCAAACTACGGGGCTGGGACACCCGGACCAACCCAAGGGCTCCCATCTTCACTAGTGAGAG GCATTCGATGGGGGTGTGCAGTATTCAGTGCCATCCACTCTGGGATAATCTGCTGGCCACGGGAAG CTACGATGAACATGTCCTCCTGTGGGATACCCGTAATATGAAGCAGCCATTGGCAGACACCCATGTACAGGGTGGAGTCTGGAGGTTAAAATGGCATCCGACGCAGGAATACTTCCTGCTAGCAGCCTGCATGCACAACGGCTTCAAAATCCTTGATTGCCAAGGTAGTATGG TGGAACACAAAGAGGAATGCACTGTTCTTTCATCTTACATCTTGCACAATTCCTTGGCTTATGGAGCCGATTGGTCCAGGCTCCCTCTGAGCGACCCCTCAGGGCTGTCTGCAGTGATGCCTGCAGTTCCCATGGAGCAAGGAGCTGGGAAAGTGGACCTTAAAGCCCAGAATCTCAAGATAGTTTACGAGTCCCCTACGGCCACTTTTGATGTGATGCTGGATGAGGAGGACCAAACCCCTGGATCACCAGTCCAAGCAGAAGGTAGCTTTGACCTGCAGGGGTCATGTACTGAAGAAAAAGGTTCCGAAACCAAAGCATACAGTGAAACAGGCATGGCTAAAGCCCAAAGAGAGACCAGCCTCCTAGCAACGTGCTCTTTTTACGACAGCATCCTGCATGTTTGGAAATGGGAAGCTGTCAAGACTACCTCTTTGGCCTATACACAGGGTCAGTCTTGA